In one window of Shewanella goraebulensis DNA:
- a CDS encoding S8 family serine peptidase: protein MSFKKSKLATCIALASIMPAAVYATNQTDVLSTYSSSVKQTENATLFVYLSDTGSLTKATINNKAKFAKSLQQVEASQKNVISDILALDGNIKTLPGSKLVSNFIRVQADSSYIEKIKQLDGVQAVVVATAPISVPTNALRTATSPSVNSITPASAPALSDDMTAGEGVKVAIIGSGVDYTHTGLGGDGKTETYAAAMENSINAFDGFPTDVVVEGMDLASDAGWGLDPNPIDQNIYFTRDYDGATHNTGHGTRLASVVHALAPAAKIAAYKTSNVSDPYGYGYSLSSETSSTFMMALEYALDPNQDGSFDDRADIIVVDSLGGNAFYAEHDDGVSGAVIEAYAIEMASALGSLVVVNAGNGGEWYDNSFNMTWRGAAPSALTVGGMVADEEGNMMVTEKTPYGPVRGASTFSKPDMVSYAEDIEVAVVGGGDEMDTQSDTVMAAARMAAAAAVLKSKRPSLSMAEIKALLMNTANNKVMDLNNKQGELTLIGSGAENLEDALASAAVAWEKGSYQPNLSFGFSEGTGTQRYTKEVQLKNLSEETVTYDVALTSMGKDGDMALTWEHPANISIPAGQTVVFPVTMVVDYTKLANWPMKMGSDLSIDNWQKIELSGQLQLMAEELPTLSVNWLAKPRAKTSITRHFDTYEEIYGTEFTQKFSETAGAYAQQFTNDSETETTFAVFPAMKHQPNINVGKEHTKGNMLNTVAGGIYDEAMCSSGKKMVVAGRFFEPNDVGMANHFDKAGAALVYWSTYQEQFVIDNELDKAVNGDPYAWDEATQMVMSGFIEVDENGQPHAYYIDFNKEYDWTDHYGRYTKSSLPTYVTGHGQNFIAQYCVDELYHGESMASLEDFDQNQGWLFGTDRDALANLGEPIILFNPVQYGKTTTTEYFDWFTGEMVETQSKDGGLPLISRLVEEGEAKDYSPMVTLAAGETAELAMASECNFSFGFGGGGCQNDGMLLISLENNWAMATPMGQGDYAFIPHPKDGQSHSINEDAEMGEVVAHVELDAETFFANGQYEAEWSPYTLALAQAIPGDPFSIANNGEITVNNPDAIDYDAGHMSYDLEVIGYQGNAYTAVSTVTININNVNDIAPAIVAEMPAVTMEEQQSAEIDASMYFSDAEGDALTFSATGLPEGISIDSKTGMITGTAAAGTYEVVVTADDMVNKTEASFTMTINAPVVEAAPEPNNDDDGGSLGFLSLSLLALLGFRRKMNK from the coding sequence ATGTCATTTAAAAAGTCAAAATTAGCGACGTGTATTGCACTCGCATCCATCATGCCTGCCGCTGTTTATGCAACCAACCAAACGGATGTATTGTCCACCTATTCTTCATCAGTAAAACAAACTGAAAACGCTACCTTGTTTGTTTACTTATCTGATACTGGCTCATTAACCAAAGCAACTATCAATAACAAAGCCAAGTTCGCAAAAAGCCTACAACAGGTAGAAGCAAGCCAAAAAAATGTGATCAGTGATATTTTGGCGCTTGATGGCAATATCAAGACGCTTCCTGGTTCCAAACTCGTAAGTAACTTTATTCGAGTACAAGCCGACAGCAGCTATATTGAAAAAATTAAACAACTTGATGGTGTACAAGCCGTTGTTGTCGCTACAGCACCTATTAGTGTGCCAACAAATGCACTTCGTACAGCAACAAGCCCTTCGGTTAACTCTATCACTCCAGCATCTGCGCCTGCTTTATCAGATGATATGACTGCAGGTGAAGGTGTTAAAGTCGCTATCATTGGTAGTGGTGTGGATTACACCCACACAGGGCTAGGTGGCGACGGCAAGACAGAAACCTATGCCGCAGCAATGGAAAATTCAATTAATGCTTTTGACGGATTCCCAACTGATGTGGTTGTTGAAGGGATGGATTTAGCCAGTGATGCAGGCTGGGGGCTCGATCCAAATCCAATCGATCAGAATATCTATTTTACCCGTGATTACGACGGAGCTACCCATAATACTGGTCACGGTACTCGCCTTGCCAGTGTTGTTCATGCTCTTGCTCCTGCAGCAAAAATTGCTGCTTACAAAACCTCGAATGTGTCAGATCCATATGGTTATGGCTATAGCTTGTCATCAGAAACCTCAAGCACTTTTATGATGGCATTAGAATATGCTCTCGATCCAAACCAAGACGGTAGCTTTGATGATCGAGCAGATATCATCGTCGTAGATTCATTAGGTGGTAATGCATTTTATGCTGAACATGATGATGGTGTATCAGGTGCAGTAATTGAAGCTTATGCGATTGAAATGGCTTCGGCATTAGGTAGCTTAGTGGTGGTTAACGCTGGTAATGGCGGAGAATGGTACGACAATAGTTTTAATATGACATGGCGCGGCGCCGCGCCGAGTGCATTAACGGTTGGTGGCATGGTTGCTGACGAAGAAGGCAATATGATGGTCACAGAAAAGACCCCATATGGCCCAGTTCGTGGTGCATCAACATTCAGTAAACCTGATATGGTCAGCTACGCTGAAGATATCGAAGTCGCCGTTGTGGGTGGTGGTGATGAAATGGACACCCAATCTGACACTGTCATGGCAGCAGCCCGCATGGCTGCTGCCGCTGCGGTATTAAAATCAAAACGCCCTTCATTGTCTATGGCTGAAATCAAAGCACTGCTTATGAATACTGCCAACAACAAAGTCATGGACCTAAACAACAAACAAGGCGAATTAACGCTTATTGGTAGTGGCGCTGAAAACCTTGAAGACGCATTAGCTTCTGCAGCCGTAGCCTGGGAAAAAGGCTCATATCAGCCTAACCTCAGTTTTGGCTTTTCAGAAGGCACTGGCACGCAGCGTTATACCAAAGAAGTGCAGTTAAAAAACCTTTCAGAAGAAACCGTCACATACGATGTTGCCCTAACAAGCATGGGCAAAGATGGCGACATGGCGCTGACTTGGGAGCATCCAGCCAATATTAGCATTCCAGCAGGACAAACGGTCGTCTTCCCTGTCACTATGGTTGTTGATTACACCAAACTGGCTAACTGGCCGATGAAAATGGGCAGCGATTTATCCATCGACAACTGGCAAAAAATCGAGCTTTCGGGGCAGCTACAATTGATGGCTGAAGAACTACCAACACTGAGTGTGAATTGGCTTGCCAAACCACGCGCGAAAACTTCTATCACCCGTCACTTTGATACGTATGAAGAAATATACGGTACTGAGTTTACTCAAAAATTTAGCGAAACAGCTGGTGCTTATGCACAGCAATTTACCAATGACAGTGAAACAGAAACAACGTTTGCCGTATTTCCTGCCATGAAACATCAACCCAACATCAATGTTGGTAAAGAGCATACCAAAGGTAATATGCTCAACACGGTTGCTGGTGGTATTTATGATGAAGCGATGTGTTCGTCAGGTAAAAAAATGGTTGTTGCTGGCCGCTTCTTTGAACCGAATGATGTCGGGATGGCGAACCATTTCGACAAAGCTGGCGCTGCACTTGTGTATTGGAGTACTTACCAAGAGCAGTTTGTTATCGACAACGAACTCGATAAAGCAGTCAATGGCGACCCTTATGCTTGGGATGAAGCGACTCAAATGGTCATGAGTGGTTTTATTGAAGTTGATGAAAATGGTCAGCCACATGCGTACTACATTGATTTTAATAAAGAGTACGACTGGACAGATCACTATGGTCGCTACACAAAATCAAGCTTACCAACGTATGTCACAGGTCATGGCCAAAACTTTATCGCGCAATACTGTGTTGATGAGTTATATCACGGCGAAAGCATGGCAAGCCTAGAGGACTTTGACCAAAATCAAGGCTGGCTTTTTGGCACCGACCGCGACGCTTTGGCTAACCTTGGTGAACCCATTATTCTGTTTAATCCAGTCCAATATGGTAAGACAACCACAACTGAGTATTTCGACTGGTTTACCGGCGAAATGGTCGAAACACAAAGTAAAGATGGTGGACTACCATTAATCTCTCGCTTAGTGGAAGAAGGTGAAGCCAAAGATTACAGCCCGATGGTCACTCTAGCCGCTGGCGAAACAGCCGAACTTGCGATGGCAAGTGAGTGTAATTTCTCTTTCGGTTTTGGTGGAGGTGGCTGTCAAAATGACGGTATGTTACTCATAAGTCTTGAAAATAACTGGGCAATGGCGACGCCTATGGGCCAAGGTGATTATGCCTTTATTCCACATCCAAAGGACGGCCAAAGTCACAGCATAAATGAAGATGCAGAGATGGGTGAAGTGGTTGCCCATGTTGAACTCGATGCAGAAACCTTTTTTGCTAATGGTCAATACGAAGCTGAATGGTCCCCATATACACTGGCATTAGCACAAGCAATTCCAGGCGATCCTTTCTCGATTGCAAATAACGGAGAAATCACCGTCAACAACCCTGATGCTATCGACTATGATGCAGGCCACATGAGCTATGACTTAGAAGTCATTGGCTATCAAGGTAACGCATACACTGCGGTATCGACAGTGACGATTAACATTAATAACGTTAATGATATTGCACCAGCAATTGTCGCTGAAATGCCAGCAGTCACCATGGAGGAGCAACAATCGGCTGAAATTGATGCCTCAATGTATTTCAGCGATGCTGAAGGTGATGCATTGACATTTAGCGCAACGGGTCTACCAGAAGGCATCAGCATCGACAGTAAAACAGGTATGATTACTGGTACTGCAGCTGCTGGAACTTATGAGGTGGTTGTAACAGCTGATGACATGGTCAATAAAACTGAAGCCAGCTTTACGATGACCATTAATGCACCAGTTGTAGAAGCCGCACCAGAGCCAAATAATGACGATGATGGCGGTAGCTTAGGTTTCTTAAGCTTAAGTTTACTGGCATTACTTGGGTTTAGACGCAAAATGAATAAATAA